Proteins encoded by one window of Halorubrum ruber:
- the hisE gene encoding phosphoribosyl-ATP diphosphatase, protein MSEPTEGDGPGLEPDEDPNIPSEAVLDELFATIESRKEELPEGSYTASLFTHEKGENAVLEKIGEETTEAILAAKDDDREELTYESADLVYHLLVLFAMKDLDVDDLREELRDRF, encoded by the coding sequence GTGAGCGAGCCGACTGAGGGCGACGGTCCGGGTCTCGAACCCGACGAGGACCCGAACATCCCGTCCGAGGCCGTCCTCGACGAGCTGTTCGCCACCATCGAATCGCGGAAGGAAGAGCTCCCGGAGGGGTCGTACACGGCCTCCCTCTTCACCCACGAGAAGGGCGAGAACGCCGTCTTAGAGAAGATCGGCGAGGAGACGACGGAGGCGATCCTCGCGGCGAAGGACGACGACCGCGAGGAGCTCACCTACGAGAGCGCCGACCTCGTCTACCATCTGCTCGTGTTATTCGCGATGAAGGACCTCGACGTCGACGACCTCCGCGAGGAGCTTCGGGACCGTTTTTAA
- the leuS gene encoding leucine--tRNA ligase yields MSQEGYDHATVEERWQEAWDDADVYHVPDEASDPTYVLGMYPYPSGKLHMGHVRNYTITDAYARYRRMRGDDVLHPMGWDAFGLPAENAAKERDTNPRDWTFDCIDTMKGQMKSMGFGYDWDREVTTCTPEYYRWNQWLFRRFHEAGLVERRDAEVNWCPSCETVLADEQVEGDAELCWRCDTPVETRELDQWFLKITEYADELLEAIDELEGWPNSVRQMQRNWIGRQHGSEVDFEIGEARSASDGRGEGTEPREYGPVTAFTTRIDTVHGATFFALAPDHPISEELAAEDDDVRRFIEEEADPEGDEPNGVATDLTATNPATGEEIPVFVADFVLSDVGTGALMAVPGHDERDHAFAEKMGVDIEPVVAPEPDDWDGETVPEPPDVREAAFTDDGVLINSGEYSGLDSETARERLTEDIESAAESTQYQLRDWGISRQRYWGTPIPMVHCDDCGAVPVPDEDLPVELPAFINTTGNPLDAADEWQETTCPECGGPATRETDTMDTFVDSSWYFLRYVSPDMEEAPFDLDRANDWMPVDQYVGGIEHAVMHLLYSRFFTKVLADEEELEHREPFTNLLAQGMVQLEGEKMSKSKGNVVSPQRIVDEYGADTARLFMMQAAQPERDFDWSEEGVRSTHRFLTRLNDLVEAYAAGDVATAGDGDAEAADRDEIDDYVADETDAAVAIAGAEYDDLTFNVALREAQDLVGTLRSYREYAEPHPAVFERGVDVAVRLLAPVAPHLAEELWETLGRDGFVAEADWPTASVDRDTVERRRRLVANTREDVRDIVDVAGIDDPERIDVVVAPDWKYDALSIAIDSDADNLISELMGESHIREQGDAAASYGQDLQANREALQETLGGDAEYDALRAAAWLIEREFDAPVRVERAADADESVVSKAEPGRPAIDIVE; encoded by the coding sequence ATGTCTCAGGAGGGATACGACCACGCGACGGTCGAGGAACGCTGGCAGGAGGCGTGGGACGACGCTGACGTCTACCACGTCCCGGACGAGGCCTCGGACCCGACGTACGTCCTCGGGATGTACCCGTACCCGTCCGGGAAGCTCCACATGGGCCACGTCCGCAACTACACCATCACGGACGCGTACGCCCGCTACCGGCGGATGCGCGGCGACGACGTGCTCCACCCGATGGGGTGGGACGCGTTCGGGCTGCCGGCCGAGAACGCCGCAAAGGAGCGCGACACCAACCCCCGCGACTGGACGTTCGACTGCATCGACACGATGAAAGGGCAGATGAAGTCGATGGGGTTCGGCTACGACTGGGACCGCGAGGTCACCACCTGTACCCCCGAGTACTACCGGTGGAACCAGTGGCTGTTCCGCCGCTTCCACGAGGCCGGCCTCGTGGAGCGCCGCGACGCCGAGGTGAACTGGTGTCCCTCCTGCGAGACCGTCCTCGCCGACGAGCAGGTCGAGGGCGACGCGGAGCTGTGCTGGCGCTGTGACACCCCCGTCGAGACCCGCGAGCTCGACCAGTGGTTCCTGAAGATAACCGAGTACGCCGACGAGCTGCTGGAGGCCATCGACGAGCTGGAGGGGTGGCCGAACTCGGTCCGACAGATGCAGCGCAACTGGATCGGGCGACAGCACGGCAGCGAAGTCGACTTCGAGATCGGCGAGGCGCGGAGCGCCTCGGACGGACGCGGCGAGGGGACCGAGCCGCGGGAGTACGGACCCGTCACCGCGTTCACGACCCGGATCGACACCGTCCACGGGGCGACGTTCTTCGCGCTCGCGCCGGACCATCCGATAAGCGAGGAGCTGGCCGCCGAGGACGACGACGTTCGGCGGTTCATCGAGGAGGAAGCCGATCCCGAGGGCGACGAGCCGAACGGCGTCGCGACCGACCTCACCGCCACCAACCCCGCCACGGGCGAGGAGATCCCCGTCTTCGTCGCCGACTTCGTCCTCTCGGACGTGGGGACCGGCGCGCTGATGGCGGTGCCCGGCCACGACGAGCGGGACCACGCGTTCGCGGAGAAGATGGGTGTCGACATCGAGCCCGTCGTCGCACCGGAACCGGACGATTGGGACGGCGAAACGGTCCCGGAGCCCCCCGACGTGAGGGAGGCGGCGTTCACCGACGACGGAGTCCTCATTAACTCCGGCGAGTACAGCGGCCTTGACAGCGAGACGGCCCGCGAGCGACTCACCGAAGACATCGAGAGCGCGGCGGAGAGCACCCAGTACCAGCTGCGCGACTGGGGGATCTCCCGGCAGCGCTACTGGGGGACGCCGATCCCGATGGTCCACTGCGACGACTGCGGCGCCGTGCCGGTGCCCGACGAGGACCTGCCCGTCGAGCTGCCGGCGTTCATCAACACGACGGGGAACCCGCTGGACGCCGCCGACGAGTGGCAGGAGACGACCTGTCCGGAGTGCGGCGGGCCCGCGACCCGCGAGACCGACACGATGGACACGTTCGTCGACTCCTCGTGGTACTTCCTGCGGTACGTCTCGCCGGACATGGAAGAGGCCCCGTTCGACCTCGACCGCGCGAACGACTGGATGCCGGTCGACCAGTACGTCGGCGGCATCGAGCACGCCGTGATGCACCTGCTGTACTCCCGGTTCTTCACGAAGGTACTGGCCGACGAGGAGGAGTTAGAGCACCGCGAGCCGTTCACGAACCTGCTGGCGCAGGGGATGGTCCAGCTGGAGGGCGAGAAGATGTCCAAATCGAAGGGGAACGTCGTCTCGCCGCAGCGCATCGTCGACGAGTACGGCGCCGACACGGCGCGGCTGTTCATGATGCAGGCCGCCCAGCCCGAGCGCGACTTCGACTGGTCCGAGGAGGGCGTCAGGTCAACCCACCGGTTCCTGACCCGCCTCAACGACCTCGTCGAGGCGTACGCGGCGGGCGACGTGGCGACCGCCGGCGACGGCGACGCCGAGGCGGCCGACCGCGACGAGATCGACGACTACGTGGCAGACGAGACGGACGCCGCGGTCGCCATCGCGGGCGCGGAGTACGACGACCTCACCTTCAACGTCGCGCTCCGCGAGGCGCAGGACCTCGTGGGGACGCTCCGGAGCTACCGCGAGTACGCCGAGCCGCACCCGGCCGTCTTCGAGCGCGGGGTCGACGTCGCGGTGCGCCTGCTCGCGCCGGTCGCGCCGCACCTCGCCGAGGAGCTGTGGGAGACGCTCGGCCGCGACGGGTTCGTCGCCGAGGCCGACTGGCCGACGGCGAGCGTCGACCGCGACACCGTCGAGCGCCGGCGCCGACTGGTCGCGAACACCCGCGAGGACGTGCGCGACATCGTCGACGTCGCCGGCATCGACGACCCCGAGCGGATCGACGTGGTCGTCGCGCCCGACTGGAAGTACGACGCGCTGTCGATCGCGATCGATAGCGACGCAGACAACCTCATCTCCGAGCTGATGGGCGAGAGCCACATCCGCGAGCAGGGCGACGCCGCCGCGTCGTACGGGCAAGACCTCCAGGCGAACCGCGAAGCGTTACAGGAGACCCTCGGCGGCGATGCCGAGTACGACGCCCTGCGGGCGGCCGCGTGGCTGATAGAGCGTGAGTTCGACGCGCCGGTCCGCGTCGAGCGCGCCGCCGACGCCGACGAGAGCGTCGTCAGCAAGGCGGAGCCGGGCCGCCCCGCCATCGACATCGTCGAGTAA
- the kynU gene encoding kynureninase: MDDPYSPARDALAGEGLGDEESSDPAVLAARLDDADPLSEFADRYHVPDDALYMDGNSLGPASDTALASLDRVVDEWRDLLISGWTDAEPPWFEVAERLGDALAPLVGAESDEVVVGNSITVNIHTLVGTFLDELLAGNGPEREGFAAADGEWAPSGDPDTDPAVLVNELDFPSDHYAIRAQLRQRGIDPDEKLRVVPSRDGRTIDPRDVEAALAAHDDIGIVWMPTALYRSGQLFDVERIAAAAHEAGAYAGFDAAHSAGAVPHEFDEAGVDFAVWCTYKYLNAGPGSIGALFVAERHHGLTPALAGWWGHEKATQFEMNMTYTPADSAGAWQIGTPPLLSAAPLEGSVELLREAGIERLREKSLALTDFLIALVDDRLPEVAVGTPRDHASRGGHVALEHPDAERLSEALKDRGVVVDFRPPNVVRVCPAAPYTSFADVLEVVDEIEAILDSGAHEKYATNEGGVT, from the coding sequence ATGGACGACCCGTACTCCCCCGCGCGGGACGCGCTCGCGGGCGAGGGGCTCGGCGACGAGGAGAGTTCCGACCCCGCGGTCCTCGCCGCGCGCCTCGACGACGCCGACCCGCTCTCGGAGTTCGCGGACCGGTACCACGTTCCGGACGACGCCCTCTACATGGACGGCAACTCGCTCGGCCCCGCGAGCGACACCGCCCTCGCGAGCCTCGACCGCGTGGTCGACGAGTGGCGCGACCTGCTGATCTCGGGGTGGACCGACGCCGAGCCGCCGTGGTTCGAGGTCGCCGAGCGGCTCGGCGACGCGCTCGCGCCGCTGGTGGGTGCCGAGTCCGACGAAGTCGTCGTCGGCAACTCGATCACGGTGAACATCCACACGCTCGTCGGCACCTTCCTCGACGAGTTGTTGGCCGGGAACGGGCCGGAGCGGGAGGGGTTCGCGGCCGCGGACGGCGAGTGGGCGCCGAGCGGCGACCCCGACACCGACCCCGCCGTCCTCGTCAACGAGCTCGACTTCCCCTCAGACCACTACGCGATCCGGGCGCAGCTCCGTCAGCGCGGGATCGACCCCGACGAGAAGCTCCGCGTCGTTCCGAGCCGCGACGGGCGCACGATCGACCCCCGCGACGTCGAGGCCGCGCTGGCGGCCCACGACGATATCGGGATCGTCTGGATGCCGACCGCGCTGTACCGCTCGGGCCAGCTGTTCGACGTCGAGCGGATCGCGGCGGCCGCCCACGAGGCGGGCGCGTACGCCGGCTTCGACGCGGCCCACTCCGCGGGCGCCGTCCCGCACGAGTTCGACGAGGCGGGCGTCGACTTCGCGGTCTGGTGCACGTACAAGTACCTCAACGCCGGCCCCGGGTCGATCGGCGCGCTGTTCGTCGCGGAGCGGCACCACGGGCTCACGCCCGCGCTGGCGGGCTGGTGGGGCCACGAGAAGGCGACGCAGTTCGAGATGAACATGACCTACACGCCGGCCGACTCCGCGGGCGCGTGGCAGATCGGCACGCCGCCGCTGCTCTCGGCCGCGCCGCTGGAGGGGTCCGTCGAACTCCTCCGCGAGGCCGGAATCGAGCGCCTGCGCGAGAAGTCGCTCGCGCTCACGGACTTCCTCATCGCGCTCGTCGACGACCGGCTCCCCGAGGTCGCTGTCGGGACCCCCCGCGATCACGCGTCCCGTGGCGGCCACGTCGCACTCGAACACCCGGACGCGGAGCGGCTGAGCGAGGCGCTCAAAGACCGGGGCGTCGTCGTCGACTTCCGCCCGCCCAACGTGGTCCGCGTCTGTCCCGCCGCGCCGTACACCTCCTTTGCCGACGTGCTGGAAGTCGTCGACGAGATCGAGGCGATCCTCGACAGCGGCGCGCACGAGAAGTACGCGACGAACGAGGGGGGCGTGACGTAG
- a CDS encoding PAS domain-containing sensor histidine kinase, translated as MENRKGPPSESGPDLAVGNEDRSVYETVFCEMEDAVFLIDVEDRDEGYTFRFRRTNASHQRLTGISLEEIRGKTPRELLGDEQGASVAENYRRCVEARETIEYEEALALPEGPKEWQTRLSPVVEDGSVTRVVGVARDVTEQKERERTVQRIKDRLELAVEGAQIGVWDWDMTTDEVEFNDQWAAMLGHSPDEIEPRLDAWERRVHPDDLAAVEDALSEHMAGETEYYDTEHRMRTAAGEWKWIRDIGKVVERDGDGEPVRAVGIHLDVHEQKRREAELERTRTLIERTQESASIGWWEVDLVDESLTWSDEVYRIHEVPTDETVELEDGIEFYHPDDRDAIERAFERLTEEGESYDLELRIVTATGRTRWVRAIGDPQFDDAGEVVGALGLFQDITERKRYEMALESTREELRTVIDLVPDLVFVKNRDGEYLLANEATAAAYGLSPEEVEGRSEGEIIPDADDSDAFRQDDLEVIESGEPKNVGEETLTTAAGETRILQTTKIPYQIAETGEDAVLGYARDVTDLKRYEQTLEEQRDTLMLLNQVVRHDIRNQLMVVQSYTELLEDSLPDDQSRTYARTVIGAAKQAADITETARDVTDVLLQVGTDQEPVDLRTELNQQIERVRSEKDRATVTVNGSIPDVTVLADGLLEGVFRNLLTNAVVHNDKQVAEITVSTSLSDDAVCVSIADNGPGIPDDHKEQIFQEGEKGLESGGTGIGLYLVKTLVNRYDGDVWIEDNEPTGSVFVVELPLAD; from the coding sequence ATGGAGAATCGAAAGGGACCGCCCTCCGAGTCCGGGCCCGATCTCGCGGTCGGGAACGAAGACAGGAGCGTCTACGAGACGGTCTTCTGTGAGATGGAAGACGCCGTCTTTCTGATCGACGTCGAAGACCGAGACGAGGGGTACACTTTTCGCTTCCGGCGGACGAACGCGTCGCACCAGCGACTCACCGGAATTTCGCTGGAAGAGATCCGCGGCAAGACGCCGCGGGAACTGCTGGGCGACGAGCAGGGGGCGTCGGTCGCAGAGAACTACCGCCGCTGCGTCGAGGCTCGCGAGACGATCGAGTACGAGGAGGCGCTCGCGCTGCCGGAGGGGCCGAAGGAGTGGCAGACGCGGCTGAGCCCGGTCGTCGAGGACGGGTCGGTGACGCGGGTCGTCGGCGTCGCCCGCGACGTGACGGAACAGAAGGAGCGGGAGCGAACGGTCCAACGGATCAAAGACCGGCTCGAACTCGCGGTCGAGGGGGCGCAGATCGGGGTCTGGGACTGGGACATGACCACGGACGAGGTCGAGTTCAACGACCAGTGGGCGGCGATGCTGGGCCACTCGCCCGACGAGATCGAACCGCGCCTCGACGCGTGGGAGCGGCGCGTCCACCCCGACGACCTCGCGGCGGTCGAAGACGCCCTGTCTGAACACATGGCGGGCGAGACGGAGTACTACGACACGGAACACCGGATGCGAACCGCAGCGGGCGAGTGGAAGTGGATCCGCGACATCGGAAAGGTCGTCGAGCGGGACGGCGACGGGGAGCCGGTCCGCGCGGTCGGCATCCACCTCGACGTCCACGAGCAGAAGCGCCGAGAGGCGGAGCTGGAGCGGACGCGAACCCTCATCGAGCGGACCCAAGAGAGCGCGTCGATCGGCTGGTGGGAGGTCGACCTGGTCGACGAGTCGCTCACGTGGAGCGACGAGGTGTACCGGATCCACGAGGTGCCGACCGACGAGACGGTCGAACTGGAAGACGGAATAGAGTTCTATCACCCGGACGACCGGGACGCGATCGAACGGGCGTTCGAGCGGCTGACGGAGGAGGGCGAGTCGTACGACCTCGAACTGCGGATCGTCACGGCGACCGGACGAACCCGGTGGGTCAGGGCGATCGGCGATCCGCAGTTCGACGACGCGGGGGAGGTCGTCGGGGCGCTCGGACTGTTTCAAGACATCACCGAGCGGAAGCGGTACGAGATGGCCCTCGAGTCGACGCGCGAGGAGCTGCGGACGGTCATCGACCTCGTGCCGGACCTCGTGTTCGTGAAGAACCGCGATGGCGAGTACCTCCTGGCGAACGAGGCGACCGCGGCGGCGTACGGGCTGTCGCCCGAGGAGGTCGAGGGGCGGTCCGAGGGAGAGATCATTCCGGACGCCGACGACTCCGACGCGTTCCGACAGGACGACTTGGAGGTGATCGAGTCGGGCGAACCGAAGAACGTCGGCGAGGAGACGCTAACCACGGCGGCCGGAGAGACGCGCATCCTCCAGACGACGAAGATCCCCTACCAGATCGCCGAAACGGGCGAAGACGCCGTGTTGGGATACGCCCGCGACGTGACTGACCTCAAGCGGTACGAGCAGACGCTCGAAGAGCAGCGGGACACCCTCATGCTGCTCAACCAAGTCGTGCGCCACGACATCCGGAACCAGCTGATGGTCGTCCAGTCGTACACCGAACTGCTCGAGGACTCGCTGCCGGACGACCAGAGCCGGACGTACGCGCGGACGGTCATCGGGGCGGCGAAGCAGGCGGCCGACATCACGGAGACCGCCAGGGACGTCACGGACGTGTTGCTACAGGTCGGCACCGACCAGGAGCCGGTCGATCTCCGCACCGAACTCAACCAGCAGATCGAACGGGTCCGATCCGAGAAAGACCGCGCGACGGTCACGGTGAACGGATCGATCCCGGACGTGACGGTGTTGGCCGACGGCCTGCTGGAGGGGGTGTTCCGGAACCTGCTGACGAACGCGGTCGTCCACAACGACAAGCAGGTGGCCGAGATCACGGTTTCGACCAGTTTGTCGGACGACGCGGTGTGCGTCTCGATCGCCGACAACGGGCCCGGAATCCCGGACGATCACAAAGAGCAGATCTTTCAGGAGGGCGAGAAGGGACTGGAGAGCGGCGGAACCGGGATCGGCCTGTACCTCGTCAAGACGCTCGTCAACAGGTACGACGGCGACGTGTGGATCGAGGACAACGAGCCGACCGGGAGCGTGTTCGTCGTCGAACTTCCCCTCGCCGACTGA
- a CDS encoding DEAD/DEAH box helicase produces the protein MAEPSGMDAFAHLGSEIREALSDRGFTTPTEPQREAIPPLADGKNALVLAPTGTGKTETAMLPVFDAIVDARDSPGDPPRDGISALYITPLRALNRDMMDRLEWWGETLSVEVAVRHGDTTQYERSKQADNPPDVLITTPESLQAILTGSKMRVALEDVAHVVIDEVHELASAKRGAQLTIGLERLRRVAGPFQRVGLSATVGDPEEVGRFLVGTGKRDPEREGDRTFETVEVAAGTRTDVRVRDPEITDRDTRLAGELAVDETTASHVRTIREIVADNESTLIFVNTRQTAEALGSRFKTLAEKEREAADRTDGTDDPTEIELHHGSLSKDVRIDVEDRFKSGDLDGLVCTSSMELGIDVGRVDHVVQYGSPREVARLLQRVGRAGHRRDLVSEGTVVTQGGDDTLEALAIARRAGEELVEPANIHHGSLDTVANQVVGLVMDEGEIHAREAYETVTNAYPFRDLSEPEFQEVVRELDGNRLLWLDEETDTLEKSGGTWQYFYANLSMIPDEATYEVYDMSSRRQIGTLDEQFVVNFAGPGETFVQRGEMWRITEIDEEEERVNVTPIPDPTGEVPSWVGQEIPVPKPVAEEVGRIRGEAAAALDAGSTPEAVAADLAERYPTDQETVAAALKSVVDHVDAGHPIPTDERIVIEGSARTVAVNAAFGHEVNETLARLLAALVGQRAGSSVGMDVDPYRIEFEVPHDAGVGDFREVLETTDPDRLEAYLELAVKKSDALKFTLAQVAAKFGAVKRYKEGRGKFGGDRLLAALEDTPVYDEALREVFHADLAVPETADLLAGIQAEADAAGGSVAVETARERTPLGTAGRSAGTEFLVPDNADADVIETVRERIQDDRVILFCLHCTDWKHTTKVRRVRDQPECPDCGSTRIAALNPWDEETVAAVRAPEKDDEQERRTERAHRAASLVQTHGKRAVIALAARGVGPHNAARIINKLREDEDEFYRDVLRQEREYARTQSFWD, from the coding sequence ATGGCGGAACCGTCGGGCATGGACGCGTTCGCGCACCTCGGGAGCGAGATCCGCGAGGCGCTCTCCGACCGAGGGTTCACCACGCCAACCGAGCCCCAGCGCGAGGCGATCCCCCCGCTCGCCGACGGGAAGAACGCCCTCGTCTTGGCCCCCACTGGCACCGGGAAGACGGAGACCGCGATGCTCCCCGTCTTCGACGCCATCGTCGACGCCCGCGATTCGCCGGGCGACCCGCCGCGAGACGGCATCTCCGCGCTCTACATCACCCCCCTCCGCGCGCTCAATCGCGACATGATGGACCGGCTGGAGTGGTGGGGCGAGACCCTCAGCGTCGAGGTCGCGGTGCGTCACGGCGACACCACCCAGTACGAGCGGTCGAAGCAGGCCGACAACCCGCCCGACGTGCTCATCACGACGCCGGAGAGCCTCCAAGCAATCTTGACCGGCTCGAAGATGCGCGTCGCCCTCGAAGACGTCGCGCACGTCGTGATAGACGAGGTCCACGAACTCGCCTCGGCGAAGCGCGGCGCCCAGCTCACGATAGGGCTCGAACGCCTCCGGCGCGTCGCGGGCCCGTTCCAGCGCGTCGGCCTCTCCGCGACGGTCGGCGACCCCGAGGAGGTCGGACGGTTCCTCGTCGGGACCGGAAAACGCGACCCGGAACGCGAGGGCGACCGCACGTTCGAGACGGTCGAGGTCGCGGCCGGGACTCGGACGGACGTACGCGTCCGCGACCCGGAAATCACCGACCGCGACACCCGCCTCGCGGGCGAACTCGCGGTCGACGAGACGACGGCGAGCCACGTCCGGACGATCCGCGAGATCGTCGCGGACAACGAGTCGACGCTGATCTTCGTCAACACGCGCCAGACCGCGGAGGCGCTCGGCTCGCGGTTCAAGACGCTCGCGGAGAAGGAGCGCGAGGCGGCGGACAGAACCGACGGAACCGACGACCCCACCGAGATCGAGCTCCACCACGGCTCGCTGTCGAAGGACGTCCGGATCGACGTGGAAGACCGGTTCAAGTCCGGCGACCTCGACGGGCTCGTCTGCACCTCCTCGATGGAGCTCGGCATCGACGTGGGGCGCGTCGACCACGTCGTCCAGTACGGGAGCCCCCGCGAGGTCGCCCGCCTGCTCCAGCGCGTCGGGCGCGCGGGCCACCGCCGCGACCTCGTCTCCGAGGGGACCGTCGTGACGCAGGGCGGCGACGACACGCTCGAAGCGCTTGCCATCGCGCGCCGCGCCGGCGAGGAGCTGGTCGAGCCCGCGAACATCCACCACGGCAGCCTCGACACGGTCGCGAACCAGGTCGTCGGCCTCGTGATGGACGAGGGGGAGATACACGCCCGCGAGGCGTACGAGACGGTCACGAACGCCTACCCGTTCAGGGACCTCTCCGAGCCGGAGTTCCAGGAGGTCGTCCGCGAGCTCGACGGCAACCGCCTGCTGTGGCTCGACGAGGAGACGGACACCTTAGAGAAGTCGGGCGGCACCTGGCAGTACTTCTACGCGAACCTGTCGATGATCCCCGACGAGGCCACCTACGAGGTGTACGACATGTCCTCGCGGCGGCAGATTGGGACCCTCGACGAGCAGTTCGTCGTCAACTTCGCCGGGCCGGGCGAGACGTTCGTCCAGCGCGGCGAGATGTGGCGGATTACGGAGATCGACGAGGAGGAGGAGCGCGTGAACGTGACGCCGATCCCCGACCCGACCGGCGAGGTGCCCTCGTGGGTGGGCCAGGAGATCCCGGTCCCGAAGCCCGTCGCGGAGGAGGTCGGCCGGATCCGCGGGGAGGCGGCGGCCGCGCTCGACGCCGGTTCAACGCCCGAAGCCGTCGCGGCCGACCTCGCAGAGCGGTACCCGACCGACCAAGAGACAGTCGCGGCCGCGCTGAAATCGGTCGTCGACCACGTCGACGCCGGCCACCCGATCCCCACGGACGAGCGGATCGTGATCGAGGGGAGCGCGCGCACCGTCGCGGTCAACGCCGCCTTCGGTCACGAGGTCAACGAGACCCTCGCGCGCCTGCTCGCGGCGCTCGTCGGTCAGCGCGCCGGCTCGTCGGTCGGGATGGACGTCGACCCCTACCGGATCGAGTTCGAGGTCCCCCACGACGCCGGCGTCGGGGACTTCCGCGAGGTGCTGGAGACGACCGACCCCGACCGCTTAGAGGCGTACCTCGAACTCGCGGTCAAAAAGTCCGACGCGCTGAAGTTCACGCTGGCGCAGGTCGCCGCGAAGTTCGGCGCCGTCAAGCGGTACAAGGAGGGGCGAGGGAAGTTCGGCGGCGACCGCCTGCTCGCCGCCCTCGAGGACACCCCTGTCTACGACGAGGCGCTCCGCGAGGTGTTCCACGCCGACCTCGCAGTCCCGGAGACGGCCGACCTGCTCGCGGGGATCCAGGCGGAGGCCGACGCCGCGGGCGGCTCCGTCGCGGTCGAGACCGCCCGCGAGCGCACCCCGCTCGGGACCGCGGGCCGCTCCGCCGGCACGGAGTTCCTCGTCCCGGACAACGCCGACGCGGACGTGATCGAGACGGTCAGAGAGCGGATTCAGGACGACCGGGTGATCCTCTTCTGTCTCCACTGTACGGACTGGAAGCACACGACGAAGGTCCGGCGCGTCCGCGACCAGCCGGAGTGTCCCGACTGCGGCTCCACCCGGATCGCGGCGCTGAACCCGTGGGACGAGGAGACGGTCGCCGCGGTGCGCGCGCCCGAGAAGGACGACGAACAGGAGCGCCGCACCGAGCGCGCCCACCGCGCCGCGAGCCTCGTCCAGACGCACGGGAAGCGGGCGGTGATCGCCCTCGCCGCCCGCGGCGTCGGTCCCCACAACGCCGCGCGGATCATCAACAAGCTCCGCGAGGACGAAGACGAGTTCTACCGCGACGTGCTCCGGCAGGAGCGCGAGTACGCGCGCACGCAGTCGTTCTGGGATTAG
- a CDS encoding DUF6276 family protein: MPCPHCDADVVAFAVPPALREHAPADAAAICTRCLRVVAADEAGIAGGVPDDPDFSEVDPAFPSGEAGVALALCCGKLESFALNRASIEALIDHAEGAGADAFAFFDRLDAPEAAFDLDRRRAALYDAI, from the coding sequence GTGCCCTGTCCACACTGCGACGCCGACGTCGTCGCGTTCGCCGTGCCGCCCGCGCTCCGCGAGCACGCCCCGGCCGACGCGGCCGCGATCTGTACCCGGTGTCTGCGGGTCGTCGCCGCGGACGAGGCGGGGATCGCGGGCGGAGTGCCCGACGATCCCGACTTCTCCGAGGTGGACCCCGCGTTCCCGTCCGGCGAGGCCGGCGTCGCGCTGGCGCTCTGCTGCGGGAAACTCGAGTCGTTCGCGCTCAACCGCGCGTCGATCGAGGCGCTGATCGACCACGCGGAGGGGGCGGGCGCCGACGCGTTCGCCTTCTTCGACCGACTCGACGCGCCCGAGGCCGCGTTCGACCTCGATCGCCGTCGAGCGGCGCTTTACGATGCGATTTAG